A region of Fimbriimonadaceae bacterium DNA encodes the following proteins:
- the ahcY gene encoding Adenosylhomocysteinase: protein MQAVQAPPFTDYHVADLTLADWGRKEMQIAETEMPGLMAIREEYSASKPLQGARIAGSLHMTIQTAVLIETLQALGAEVRWASCNIYSTQDHAAAAIAAKHTPVFAFKGESLDEYWDFTHRIFEWHDGGTPNMILDDGGDATLLVLLGAKAEGNPSVLGNPKSEEETALYAAIKRKLSQDPSFYSRIKANIKGVSEETTTGVHRLYELMKKGDLPFPCFNVNDSVTKSKFDNLYGCRESLVDGIKRATDVMVAGKIALVAGYGDVGKGSAQALRALSAQVWVTEIDPICALQAAMEGFKVVTMDYAADKADIFVTATGNYNVINHGHMQAMKHNAIVCNIGHFDNEIEVAALSGYQWEEIKPQVDHVIFPDGKRIILLAKGRLVNLGCGTGHPSYVMSSSFANQVMAQIELWTKAGEYAPGVYVLPKHLDEKVARLQLKKLDAQLTQLTQEQADYINVPVNGPYKSDHYRY from the coding sequence ATGCAAGCAGTTCAAGCACCCCCGTTCACCGATTACCATGTTGCCGACCTGACCCTTGCCGATTGGGGCCGCAAGGAGATGCAGATCGCGGAGACCGAGATGCCCGGCCTGATGGCGATCCGTGAGGAATACAGCGCTTCCAAGCCGCTCCAGGGCGCCCGCATCGCCGGGTCGCTCCACATGACGATCCAGACCGCCGTTTTGATCGAGACCTTGCAGGCGCTCGGCGCAGAGGTCCGATGGGCAAGCTGCAACATTTACAGCACCCAGGACCATGCCGCCGCCGCAATCGCCGCCAAGCATACGCCCGTGTTTGCCTTCAAGGGCGAATCACTCGACGAATACTGGGATTTCACCCACCGCATTTTCGAATGGCATGATGGCGGAACGCCGAACATGATTCTCGACGACGGTGGCGACGCCACGCTTCTCGTGCTACTCGGCGCCAAGGCGGAAGGAAACCCGAGTGTTCTCGGCAACCCGAAGAGCGAGGAAGAGACTGCCCTTTATGCCGCGATCAAGCGCAAGCTAAGCCAGGATCCGAGCTTCTACAGCCGCATCAAGGCGAACATCAAGGGCGTCAGCGAGGAAACCACGACCGGCGTTCATCGCCTCTATGAGCTCATGAAGAAGGGCGATCTTCCGTTCCCCTGCTTCAATGTCAACGATAGCGTGACCAAGTCGAAGTTCGACAACCTCTACGGGTGCCGGGAATCGCTCGTGGATGGTATCAAGCGGGCAACGGATGTGATGGTCGCCGGCAAGATCGCGCTGGTGGCGGGTTACGGCGACGTCGGCAAGGGTTCGGCTCAGGCCCTGCGTGCCTTGAGTGCGCAGGTCTGGGTAACCGAGATCGACCCGATCTGTGCCCTTCAGGCCGCCATGGAGGGCTTCAAGGTCGTCACCATGGACTATGCCGCCGACAAGGCCGACATCTTTGTCACGGCCACCGGCAATTACAACGTCATCAATCACGGCCACATGCAGGCGATGAAGCACAACGCGATCGTTTGCAACATCGGCCATTTCGACAACGAGATCGAGGTCGCGGCGCTAAGCGGCTACCAATGGGAGGAGATCAAGCCTCAGGTCGACCACGTGATCTTCCCGGATGGCAAGCGCATCATCCTGCTCGCCAAGGGCCGCCTCGTGAACCTCGGCTGTGGCACGGGCCATCCGAGCTATGTCATGTCGTCGTCGTTTGCCAACCAGGTCATGGCTCAGATCGAGCTCTGGACCAAGGCGGGCGAATACGCTCCCGGCGTGTACGTGCTTCCCAAGCATCTCGATGAGAAGGTCGCTCGACTCCAGTTGAAGAAGCTGGATGCCCAGCTGACGCAGCTCACCCAGGAGCAGGCCGACTATATCAACGTTCCCGTGAACGGCCCGTACAAGTCGGATCACTACCGGTATTGA